In the genome of Anaerolineae bacterium, the window TGCGGGCCTCACCGTGCTTCGTGGGCACCCGGCTTGGGCAAAGGAGGACTTGCAGGCGACTCATGAGCGCACCAGTCCGTAGGCTGCTTCTTGTAGGGAGGGAGAGCCACCCGTTGCGATGCGGCTCTGACGACCCCGCCTGAGCCAGTCCTTCTGCTAGTAGAAGCGCCTCTTAGGCGGTGTATCGGCAGGATCTGGACGTGGCTCCCTGGGTGGCATGTCTGAGGAGCGTGGCTGGATCAGCTTGAGCCACTCACCCATGGGCGGCTGCACTCGCACCTCATCTCCCACTGCCCGTATGGTGCCGTCTTCCTCCTCGCGAGCCGGAGCTGGTACGGCCATGACATCATCCCGCGTCATTGCTATGTAAGGGTCCTTGGCCATGGCTGACAGGTCCCCTCCTTCTTGTGGGAGGTACGTAAGCTGGCCGGGCCGTAGCCGCCCGTCCAGTCGGTGTGTGCGTTTGGGAGCGATCTGAGAAGCATACTGCAGTTGGGCTTCGGTCACGTGGACGTCGGTATGATGCCCAGTAGCCCCATCCATCGTCCAGCCGGCGGCGTTCATGGTTCGAGCAGCGGCCTCAGATTGCCCTAGCCCGCAGATCTCGCCACGACGTAGGCGACTTGCTCATCTCTGGCCCGCTTGAGGCGTCGTTGATGAAGGAGCCGATTCCTCATGGTGCCCATGCAGCCGAAAAACTGCACCTCCGGCGGGGGATCTTGACGATGGATCCAGCTAGATATCAGTCTCCATTTCACCAGGCTGCCGAGGATGCGAACGAGGGCACACATGGCGCCTTCTGTGCTGAGTGGGGCGGTCGCCGGCGGAGTCACAGATCTGGAGTGCCGTGCCTGGATGGCGCTCTCAAGACTGGGCTTGGGGCATGGTGTCTGCATGTAGCATGGCATGCGGGCGCGCCCTGCTAGCGCCCAAGAGATCCTGAACTCGGTGCCCCGTGGGTCACTTGCCAGCTACGCGTGGCCCACGGACATCCAGCAGTCCAGGTTGGTGTAGCGCAAGCGTGAGACGTGCGTCCGCACAGAAGGCCCTGCCCCGGCAAGAGGAGTCGGCTCCGTACGAGAGGCACCATGATCCACTTGCTCCTCCTCTGTGTCATGCCGCAGTCAGCCCTCTGCTTGTCGTCAATCAGTGCGGGCGTTTCATTGCTCTGGTTACTCGGTCTCGCAGACTGAGGATGCCTTGACTCCGAGCGCTGCGAAACTAGGCTACACGATCGCGCGTCACGAGAGCCAGACGACGAATGGAGGTAACATGCAGACACTTGGCCACCTCAAGAGAGTCGAACCCAGGTCAGTGTGGCAGCATGAGGCCCGTGACCTGACGCCCTGGTTACGGGACAATATTGAGATTCTGGCGGAAGCAGTGGGCCTGGAATTGGACCTGGCAGAGAGCGAATCTCAGGTAGGCGACTACTTCGTTGATCTCTGTGCGAGAGATCTGAGCACCGGGAGACCGGTCATCATCGAGAACCAGCTGGAACCGACTGATCATAACCATCTGGGCCAGCTCATGGCCTATGCTGCTGGAAAGGAGGCGAGTGTAGTCATCTGGATCTCGCCCAGAATCCGAGATGAGCACCGCAGAACGCTGGATTGGCTGAACGAGATAACTGGCGAGGAGATATCCTTCTTTGGCATCGAACTGCAGCTGTTTCAGATTGACGATTCCTTACCGGCACCTCACTTCAGCCTAGTGGCTCAACCCAACCAATGGCAGAAGGCGGTCGCTGCTGCGTCAGGGGGTCGGACATCAGAACGACAGCAGGCCTATGAAGCCTTCTTCACAGACGTATTGGAAAGGGCGAAGAAGGAGTGCCCCGGCCTCACGAAAGCCAGGAGAGCATACCCTCAGAGCTGGTTGACGTTTCCAACTGGCCGTTCGGGGTTCAGCATAGCGGCGGCCTTTGGCCAGCAAGGGATCTTCCGCGTTGAGCTGTACATAGACGTGGGGGTCAAGAATCAGAACAAAGCAGCCTTTGATTCGCTACATGAAGACAAGGGGAGCATCGAGCAGCAGATCGGGCGCGAGGTGATCTGGCAACGACTAGATGACAGGCGGGCGTCACGTATCTACTCTGCCGTCCCAGGGGCGATTGATGATGAGGCCGCTCACCTTGAGCACCTGAAAGGCTGGGCGGTGGAGACGGTAGCCCTCTATCGCCAAGTCTTTGGGCCGCGCGTGCAACAACTGGTTCTGTAGCAGAAACCAGACGGTGGTCGAGCCCCGCCCCTTGCCCTATGCAGGGCCAGGTGTCGACCCGAGCCAGCCTACCTCCTGGCGGCGAGAAGGGCTGCCACTCCTCCCAGTCTATGGACAGACTGGCACGGCGCTGCGCGCTCGAAACCGGGCTCGGGCCTACGCCGCTGTCACAACACCTGAACACTGCTGTCATCCTTTCGCCGCCAGCGCGTTCTGCGTGCTACCGCCGGTGACGGTGGCCTTCCCGTGAACCCGTCTTCGGCCATATCCTGGCACTCCAGCCATCGCCACAACAATGCGCAAGGTGGTGGGCGATAGCAGTGTGAGCGTGGTTGTTCCGGTGATACTGTTAGTCCTGGTCTGGCGGCTCCAGCTTGCTGGGGGTCGTACTGGCACGCCCGGTCTGGCTCAGCGGCAGAGCAGGGGACTCATAAGCCCTTGGTCACTGGTTCAAATCCAGTCGTCGCCACTGCCAAGATACGTTCCTCGCCCCCGCCGACCGGCGGGGGCTTCACTTCAATGGCCCAGCCCGAGTGTCCTGAGCTCCCTCCGTATGCTGTCCCGCCCGATCGAACACGGACGGTGCCAGCGACCTGCAGCCAACGTGCGGACAGAGGTACGGGCCTCCCTCTGGAGAAGACTATCAGGCACATGCCGATATGTCTTGCTCTGTCGCCCTCGGGCATCGGGCAGTAGGCCACCATTAGTGAGCGGCAGCAGACCATGTGCTTGCAGTCGGGCGGGCGGTTGGCCTCCTTGTCCTGATGGTCACTGGGTGATGGGTTATTGCTCCCGAGGACGGGCCGGCAGCAGGCCGCTCCGGATGCCGCATGGACGAGGCGGGGCGGTGACACCCAGCAATACTGCCGCCGGAGGCACTCGCTGGATGCCTCAGCACCGCCGCCGGGCAGAACGGCGGTGTGTCGGCAGGGCGAGAGAAGCACCCACTGGGACAGAGGCGCACCTGAGAAGACGCGATCTCGCCGGCTGGAGCGAACGGTTAGCGCTGTCGCCTCCGCGATGGAGCTCGGGCGCGAGGAGCCAAGTGTGTCCGGGTGGCAGTCGCACAGGGCAGATGCGCGCAAGTGGTCTGCTCGCCGGCTGTGAGGGCAGGCTCTTGGGCCGGCCACAAGGGCAAGGCGCTAGCATCCTGGCAGGTTCCGGCTTCCCCCTGAGGGGTCCGCGCCCCCGGGCGTGGCAGGCACTTGGGGGGAGGGCGCGCGCACTCCTCGTATGATAGGCGGTAGAGATGGCCGACGGAGACCTGCTCGGATGGAAGGTGCATCAGGGGGGCGGCTGTCGCACGTGGCCATCTCCAAGGTGGGCCCGTGCACACCTCGACAGAAGGTGTACC includes:
- a CDS encoding DUF4268 domain-containing protein; its protein translation is MQTLGHLKRVEPRSVWQHEARDLTPWLRDNIEILAEAVGLELDLAESESQVGDYFVDLCARDLSTGRPVIIENQLEPTDHNHLGQLMAYAAGKEASVVIWISPRIRDEHRRTLDWLNEITGEEISFFGIELQLFQIDDSLPAPHFSLVAQPNQWQKAVAAASGGRTSERQQAYEAFFTDVLERAKKECPGLTKARRAYPQSWLTFPTGRSGFSIAAAFGQQGIFRVELYIDVGVKNQNKAAFDSLHEDKGSIEQQIGREVIWQRLDDRRASRIYSAVPGAIDDEAAHLEHLKGWAVETVALYRQVFGPRVQQLVL